In the genome of Lynx canadensis isolate LIC74 chromosome F1, mLynCan4.pri.v2, whole genome shotgun sequence, one region contains:
- the ABL2 gene encoding tyrosine-protein kinase ABL2 isoform X7 — MGQQVGRVGEAPGLQQPQPRGIRGSSAARPSGRRRDLAGRTTEAGFNIFTQHEALHRPYGCDVEPQALNEAIRWSSKENLLGATESDPNLFVALYDFVASGDNTLSITKGEKLRVLGYNQNGEWSEVRSKNGQGWVPSNYITPVNSLEKHSWYHGPVSRSAAEYLLSSLINGSFLVRESESSPGQLSISLRYEGRVYHYRINTTTDGKVYVTAESRFSTLAELVHHHSTVADGLVTTLHYPAPKCNKPTVYGVSPIHDKWEMERTDITMKHKLGGGQYGEVYVGVWKKYSLTVAVKTLKEDTMEVEEFLKEAAVMKEIKHPNLVQLLGVCTLEPPFYIVTEYMPYGNLLDYLRECNRDEVTAVVLLYMATQISSAMEYLEKKNFIHRDLAARNCLVGENHVVKVADFGLSRLMTGDTYTAHAGAKFPIKWTAPESLAYNTFSIKSDVWAFGVLLWEIATYGMSPYPGIDLSQVYDLLEKGYRMEQPEGCPPKVYELMRACWKWSPADRPSFAETHQAFETMFHDSSISEEVAEELGRAASSSSVVPYLPRLPILPSKTRTLKKQVENKENIEGTQDATENSASSSAPGFVRGAQAPSGSPALPRKQRDKSPSSLLEDAKETCFTRDRKGGFFSSFMKKRNAPTPPKRSSSFREMENQPHKKYELTGLPEQDRMAMTLPRNCQRSKLQLERTVSTSSQPEENVDRANDMLPKKSEEGAAPSRERPKAKLLPRGATALPLRTPSGDPAITEKDSPGVGVAGVAAAPKSKERNGGARLGMAGVPEDGEQTGWSSPAKAAAALPTTHNHKVPVLISPTLKHTPADVQLIGTDSQGNKFKLLSEHQVTSSGDKDRPRRVKPKCAPPPPPVMRLLQHPSVCSDPTEEPTAPAAGQPTSETPEGGKKAAPGAVPVSGKAGRPAMPPPQVPLPASSISPAKMANGTAGTKVALRKTKQAAEKISADKISKEALLECADLLSSAITEPVPNSQLVDTGHQLLDYCSGYVDCIPQTRNKFAFREAVSKLELSLQELQVSSAAAGVPGANPVLNNLLSCVQEISDVVQR; from the exons AAGCCTTGCACCGCCCCTATGGTTGTGATGTTGAACCCCAGGCACTGAATGAAGCCATCAGGTGGAGCTCCAAGGAGAACTTACTTGGAGCCACTGAGAGTGACCCTAATCTCTTTGTTGCACTTTATGATTTTGTGGCGAGTGGTGATAATACACTCAGCATCACTAAAG GTGAAAAGCTACGAGTCCTTGGTTACAACCAGAATGGTGAGTGGAGTGAAGTTCGCTCTAAGAATGGCCAAGGTTGGGTGCCAAGCAACTACATCACCCCAGTGAACAGCTTGGAAAAACACTCCTGGTACCATGGGCCCGTGTCGCGCAGCGCTGCGGAGTACCTGCTCAGCAGTCTGATCAATGGCAGCTTCCTGGTGCGGGAGAGTGAGAGCAGCCCTGGGCAGCTGTCCATCTCGCTCAGGTACGAGGGCCGTGTGTATCACTACAGGATCAACACCACCACAGACGGCAAG GTGTATGTAACTGCCGAGAGCCGCTTTAGCACCCTGGCGGAGCTGGTTCATCATCACTCCACAGTGGCGGATGGGCTGGTGACAACATTACATTACCCAGCGCCCAAGTGCAATAAGCCAACAGTCTATGGCGTGTCCCCCATCCATGACAAATGGGAAATGGAACGAACAGATATTACCATGAAGCACAAACTTGGGGGTGGGCAGTATGGAGAAGTTTATGTCGGCGTCTGGAAGAAATATAGCCTTACGGTTGCTGTGAAAACATTGAAG GAAGATACCATGGAGGTGGAAGAGTTCCTGAAAGAAGCTGCAGTGATGAAGGAGATCAAGCACCCTAATCTGGTGCAGCTATTAG GTGTGTGTACTTTGGAGCCACCATTTTACATCGTGACTGAGTACATGCCCTACGGCAACTTGCTTGATTATCTCCGAGAGTGCAACCGAGACGAAGTGACTGCAGTCGTACTGCTCTATATGGCCACTCAGATCTCTTCTGCAATGGAGTATTTAGAGAAGAAGAATTTCATCCATAG AGATCTTGCAGCCCGTAACTGCCTAGTGGGAGAAAACCATGTGGTaaaagtggctgactttggcttgaGTAGACTGATGACTGGAGACACCTATACTGCTCATGCGGGAGCCAAATTTCCTATTAAATGGACGGCACCAGAGAGTCTTGCCTACAATACCTTCTCAATTAAATCTGACGTTTGGG CTTTTGGGGTATTGCTGTGGGAAATTGCTACATATGGAATGTCACCATATCCAGGTATTGACCTGTCTCAGGTCTATGATCTACTGGAAAAAGGATATCGAATGGAACAACCTGAAGGATGCCCCCCTAAGGTTTATGAACTTATGAGAGCAT GCTGGAAGTGGAGCCCTGCCGACAGGCCGTCTTTTGCTGAAACACATCAGGCTTTTGAAACCATGTTCCATGACTCCAGCATTTCTGAAG AGGTAGCTGAGGAGCTTGGGAGGGCTGCCTCCTCCTCGTCTGTTGTTCCATACCTGCCCCGACTGCCTATACTTCCTTCTAAGACCCGAACGCTGAAGAAACAGGTGGAGAACAAGGAGAATATCGAAGGGACACAGGATGCCACAGAAAATTCTGCCTCTAGTTCAGCACCAG GGTTCGTTAGAGGTGCACAGGCCCCCAGTGGGTCCCCAGCACTGCCTCGAAAACAAAGAGACAAGTCACCCAGCAGCCTCTTGGAAGATGCCAAAGAGACATGCTTCACCAGGGATAGGAAGGGAGGCTTCTTCAGCTCCttcatgaaaaagagaaatgctCCCACACCCCCTAAACGCAGCAGCTCCTTCCGAGAAATGGAGAATCAACCCCACAAGAAATATGAACTCACGG GGCTTCCAGAGCAGGATAGGATGGCAATGACCCTTCCCAGGAACTGCCAGAGGTCCAAACTCCAGCTGGAAAGGACAGTGTCCACCTCTTCTCAGCCAGAAGAGAATGTGGACAGGGCCAATGACATGCTTCCAAAAAAATCAGAGGAAGGTGCTGCTCCAAGCAGGGAGAGACCAAAAGCCAAACTTTTGCCTAGAGGAGCCACAGCTCTTCCTCTCAGAACCCCCTCTGGGGATCCAGCCATTACAGAGAAGGACtctccgggggtgggggtggctggagTGGCAGCTGCCCCAAAGAGCAAGGAGAGGAATGGCGGAGCACGACTTGGCATGGCTGGAGTCCCAGAGGATGGCGAGCAGACAGGCTGGTCTTCCCCGGCCAAGGCTGCAGCAGCCCTCCCGACCACTCACAACCACAAAGTGCCAGTCCTCATATCACCCactctgaagcacactccagctGACGTGCAGCTCATTGGCACAGACTCTCAGGGCAATAAATTCAAACTCTTATCTGAGCATCAGGTCACATCCTCTGGAGACAAGGACCGACCCCGACGGGTAAAACCAaagtgtgccccacccccaccacccgtGATGAGACTACTGCAGCATCCGTCCGTGTGCTCAGACCCCACGGAAGAGCCGACCGCCCCCGCTGCAGGACAGCCCACGTCAGAGACAccggaaggagggaagaaggcagcTCCAGGGGCAGTGCCCGTCAGTGGGAAAGCTGGGAGGCCAGCGATGCCTCCGCCTCAAGTGCCTCTGCCCGCCTCTTCCATCTCGCCGGCCAAAATGGCTAATGGCACAGCAGGTACTAAAGTGGCTCTGAGAAAAACCAAACAGGCGGCTGAGAAAATCTCAGCAGACAAAATCAGCAAGGAGGCCCTGCTGGAATGTGCCGACCTACTGTCCAGTGCAATCACGGAACCCGTGCCCAACAGCCAGCTGGTGGACACCGGACACCAGCTGCTCGACTACTGCTCAGGCTATGTGGACTGCATCCCCCAGACTCGCAACAAATTCGCCTTCCGAGAGGCTGTGAGCAAACTGGAACTCAGCCTGCAGGAGCTGCAGGTGTCTTCAGCAGCTGCTGGCGTGCCCGGGGCAAACCCTGTCCTTAATAACTTATTGTCATGTGTACAGGAGATCAGTGATGTGGTGCAGAGGTAG
- the ABL2 gene encoding tyrosine-protein kinase ABL2 isoform X5 — MGQQVGRVGEAPGLQQPQPRGIRGSSAARPSGRRRDLAGRTTEAGFNIFTQHDHFASCVEDGFEGDKTGGSSPEALHRPYGCDVEPQALNEAIRWSSKENLLGATESDPNLFVALYDFVASGDNTLSITKGEKLRVLGYNQNGEWSEVRSKNGQGWVPSNYITPVNSLEKHSWYHGPVSRSAAEYLLSSLINGSFLVRESESSPGQLSISLRYEGRVYHYRINTTTDGKVYVTAESRFSTLAELVHHHSTVADGLVTTLHYPAPKCNKPTVYGVSPIHDKWEMERTDITMKHKLGGGQYGEVYVGVWKKYSLTVAVKTLKEDTMEVEEFLKEAAVMKEIKHPNLVQLLGVCTLEPPFYIVTEYMPYGNLLDYLRECNRDEVTAVVLLYMATQISSAMEYLEKKNFIHRDLAARNCLVGENHVVKVADFGLSRLMTGDTYTAHAGAKFPIKWTAPESLAYNTFSIKSDVWAFGVLLWEIATYGMSPYPGIDLSQVYDLLEKGYRMEQPEGCPPKVYELMRACWKWSPADRPSFAETHQAFETMFHDSSISEEVAEELGRAASSSSVVPYLPRLPILPSKTRTLKKQVENKENIEGTQDATENSASSSAPGFVRGAQAPSGSPALPRKQRDKSPSSLLEDAKETCFTRDRKGGFFSSFMKKRNAPTPPKRSSSFREMENQPHKKYELTGLPEQDRMAMTLPRNCQRSKLQLERTVSTSSQPEENVDRANDMLPKKSEEGAAPSRERPKAKLLPRGATALPLRTPSGDPAITEKDSPGVGVAGVAAAPKSKERNGGARLGMAGVPEDGEQTGWSSPAKAAAALPTTHNHKVPVLISPTLKHTPADVQLIGTDSQGNKFKLLSEHQVTSSGDKDRPRRVKPKCAPPPPPVMRLLQHPSVCSDPTEEPTAPAAGQPTSETPEGGKKAAPGAVPVSGKAGRPAMPPPQVPLPASSISPAKMANGTAGTKVALRKTKQAAEKISADKISKEALLECADLLSSAITEPVPNSQLVDTGHQLLDYCSGYVDCIPQTRNKFAFREAVSKLELSLQELQVSSAAAGVPGANPVLNNLLSCVQEISDVVQR; from the exons atcACTTTGCCAGCTGTGTGGAGGATGGCTTTGAGGGAGACAAGACTGGAGGCAgtagtccag AAGCCTTGCACCGCCCCTATGGTTGTGATGTTGAACCCCAGGCACTGAATGAAGCCATCAGGTGGAGCTCCAAGGAGAACTTACTTGGAGCCACTGAGAGTGACCCTAATCTCTTTGTTGCACTTTATGATTTTGTGGCGAGTGGTGATAATACACTCAGCATCACTAAAG GTGAAAAGCTACGAGTCCTTGGTTACAACCAGAATGGTGAGTGGAGTGAAGTTCGCTCTAAGAATGGCCAAGGTTGGGTGCCAAGCAACTACATCACCCCAGTGAACAGCTTGGAAAAACACTCCTGGTACCATGGGCCCGTGTCGCGCAGCGCTGCGGAGTACCTGCTCAGCAGTCTGATCAATGGCAGCTTCCTGGTGCGGGAGAGTGAGAGCAGCCCTGGGCAGCTGTCCATCTCGCTCAGGTACGAGGGCCGTGTGTATCACTACAGGATCAACACCACCACAGACGGCAAG GTGTATGTAACTGCCGAGAGCCGCTTTAGCACCCTGGCGGAGCTGGTTCATCATCACTCCACAGTGGCGGATGGGCTGGTGACAACATTACATTACCCAGCGCCCAAGTGCAATAAGCCAACAGTCTATGGCGTGTCCCCCATCCATGACAAATGGGAAATGGAACGAACAGATATTACCATGAAGCACAAACTTGGGGGTGGGCAGTATGGAGAAGTTTATGTCGGCGTCTGGAAGAAATATAGCCTTACGGTTGCTGTGAAAACATTGAAG GAAGATACCATGGAGGTGGAAGAGTTCCTGAAAGAAGCTGCAGTGATGAAGGAGATCAAGCACCCTAATCTGGTGCAGCTATTAG GTGTGTGTACTTTGGAGCCACCATTTTACATCGTGACTGAGTACATGCCCTACGGCAACTTGCTTGATTATCTCCGAGAGTGCAACCGAGACGAAGTGACTGCAGTCGTACTGCTCTATATGGCCACTCAGATCTCTTCTGCAATGGAGTATTTAGAGAAGAAGAATTTCATCCATAG AGATCTTGCAGCCCGTAACTGCCTAGTGGGAGAAAACCATGTGGTaaaagtggctgactttggcttgaGTAGACTGATGACTGGAGACACCTATACTGCTCATGCGGGAGCCAAATTTCCTATTAAATGGACGGCACCAGAGAGTCTTGCCTACAATACCTTCTCAATTAAATCTGACGTTTGGG CTTTTGGGGTATTGCTGTGGGAAATTGCTACATATGGAATGTCACCATATCCAGGTATTGACCTGTCTCAGGTCTATGATCTACTGGAAAAAGGATATCGAATGGAACAACCTGAAGGATGCCCCCCTAAGGTTTATGAACTTATGAGAGCAT GCTGGAAGTGGAGCCCTGCCGACAGGCCGTCTTTTGCTGAAACACATCAGGCTTTTGAAACCATGTTCCATGACTCCAGCATTTCTGAAG AGGTAGCTGAGGAGCTTGGGAGGGCTGCCTCCTCCTCGTCTGTTGTTCCATACCTGCCCCGACTGCCTATACTTCCTTCTAAGACCCGAACGCTGAAGAAACAGGTGGAGAACAAGGAGAATATCGAAGGGACACAGGATGCCACAGAAAATTCTGCCTCTAGTTCAGCACCAG GGTTCGTTAGAGGTGCACAGGCCCCCAGTGGGTCCCCAGCACTGCCTCGAAAACAAAGAGACAAGTCACCCAGCAGCCTCTTGGAAGATGCCAAAGAGACATGCTTCACCAGGGATAGGAAGGGAGGCTTCTTCAGCTCCttcatgaaaaagagaaatgctCCCACACCCCCTAAACGCAGCAGCTCCTTCCGAGAAATGGAGAATCAACCCCACAAGAAATATGAACTCACGG GGCTTCCAGAGCAGGATAGGATGGCAATGACCCTTCCCAGGAACTGCCAGAGGTCCAAACTCCAGCTGGAAAGGACAGTGTCCACCTCTTCTCAGCCAGAAGAGAATGTGGACAGGGCCAATGACATGCTTCCAAAAAAATCAGAGGAAGGTGCTGCTCCAAGCAGGGAGAGACCAAAAGCCAAACTTTTGCCTAGAGGAGCCACAGCTCTTCCTCTCAGAACCCCCTCTGGGGATCCAGCCATTACAGAGAAGGACtctccgggggtgggggtggctggagTGGCAGCTGCCCCAAAGAGCAAGGAGAGGAATGGCGGAGCACGACTTGGCATGGCTGGAGTCCCAGAGGATGGCGAGCAGACAGGCTGGTCTTCCCCGGCCAAGGCTGCAGCAGCCCTCCCGACCACTCACAACCACAAAGTGCCAGTCCTCATATCACCCactctgaagcacactccagctGACGTGCAGCTCATTGGCACAGACTCTCAGGGCAATAAATTCAAACTCTTATCTGAGCATCAGGTCACATCCTCTGGAGACAAGGACCGACCCCGACGGGTAAAACCAaagtgtgccccacccccaccacccgtGATGAGACTACTGCAGCATCCGTCCGTGTGCTCAGACCCCACGGAAGAGCCGACCGCCCCCGCTGCAGGACAGCCCACGTCAGAGACAccggaaggagggaagaaggcagcTCCAGGGGCAGTGCCCGTCAGTGGGAAAGCTGGGAGGCCAGCGATGCCTCCGCCTCAAGTGCCTCTGCCCGCCTCTTCCATCTCGCCGGCCAAAATGGCTAATGGCACAGCAGGTACTAAAGTGGCTCTGAGAAAAACCAAACAGGCGGCTGAGAAAATCTCAGCAGACAAAATCAGCAAGGAGGCCCTGCTGGAATGTGCCGACCTACTGTCCAGTGCAATCACGGAACCCGTGCCCAACAGCCAGCTGGTGGACACCGGACACCAGCTGCTCGACTACTGCTCAGGCTATGTGGACTGCATCCCCCAGACTCGCAACAAATTCGCCTTCCGAGAGGCTGTGAGCAAACTGGAACTCAGCCTGCAGGAGCTGCAGGTGTCTTCAGCAGCTGCTGGCGTGCCCGGGGCAAACCCTGTCCTTAATAACTTATTGTCATGTGTACAGGAGATCAGTGATGTGGTGCAGAGGTAG
- the ABL2 gene encoding tyrosine-protein kinase ABL2 isoform X4, protein MVLGTVLLPPNSYGRDQDTSLCCLCSSEASETALPNVTEALHRPYGCDVEPQALNEAIRWSSKENLLGATESDPNLFVALYDFVASGDNTLSITKGEKLRVLGYNQNGEWSEVRSKNGQGWVPSNYITPVNSLEKHSWYHGPVSRSAAEYLLSSLINGSFLVRESESSPGQLSISLRYEGRVYHYRINTTTDGKVYVTAESRFSTLAELVHHHSTVADGLVTTLHYPAPKCNKPTVYGVSPIHDKWEMERTDITMKHKLGGGQYGEVYVGVWKKYSLTVAVKTLKEDTMEVEEFLKEAAVMKEIKHPNLVQLLGVCTLEPPFYIVTEYMPYGNLLDYLRECNRDEVTAVVLLYMATQISSAMEYLEKKNFIHRDLAARNCLVGENHVVKVADFGLSRLMTGDTYTAHAGAKFPIKWTAPESLAYNTFSIKSDVWAFGVLLWEIATYGMSPYPGIDLSQVYDLLEKGYRMEQPEGCPPKVYELMRACWKWSPADRPSFAETHQAFETMFHDSSISEEVAEELGRAASSSSVVPYLPRLPILPSKTRTLKKQVENKENIEGTQDATENSASSSAPGFVRGAQAPSGSPALPRKQRDKSPSSLLEDAKETCFTRDRKGGFFSSFMKKRNAPTPPKRSSSFREMENQPHKKYELTGNFSSVASLQHADGFSFTPAQQEANLVPPKCYGGSFAQRNLCNDDGGGGGGSGTAGGGWSGITGFFTPRLIKKTLGLRAGKPTASDDTSKPFPRSNSTSSMSSGLPEQDRMAMTLPRNCQRSKLQLERTVSTSSQPEENVDRANDMLPKKSEEGAAPSRERPKAKLLPRGATALPLRTPSGDPAITEKDSPGVGVAGVAAAPKSKERNGGARLGMAGVPEDGEQTGWSSPAKAAAALPTTHNHKVPVLISPTLKHTPADVQLIGTDSQGNKFKLLSEHQVTSSGDKDRPRRVKPKCAPPPPPVMRLLQHPSVCSDPTEEPTAPAAGQPTSETPEGGKKAAPGAVPVSGKAGRPAMPPPQVPLPASSISPAKMANGTAGTKVALRKTKQAAEKISADKISKEALLECADLLSSAITEPVPNSQLVDTGHQLLDYCSGYVDCIPQTRNKFAFREAVSKLELSLQELQVSSAAAGVPGANPVLNNLLSCVQEISDVVQR, encoded by the exons ATGGTCCTTGGAACAGTCCTGCTTCCACCCAATAGTTATGGCAGAGATCAGGACACATCGCTTTGCTGCCTGTGCAGTAGTGAGGCCTCAGAAACTGCTCTACCCAACGTGACAG AAGCCTTGCACCGCCCCTATGGTTGTGATGTTGAACCCCAGGCACTGAATGAAGCCATCAGGTGGAGCTCCAAGGAGAACTTACTTGGAGCCACTGAGAGTGACCCTAATCTCTTTGTTGCACTTTATGATTTTGTGGCGAGTGGTGATAATACACTCAGCATCACTAAAG GTGAAAAGCTACGAGTCCTTGGTTACAACCAGAATGGTGAGTGGAGTGAAGTTCGCTCTAAGAATGGCCAAGGTTGGGTGCCAAGCAACTACATCACCCCAGTGAACAGCTTGGAAAAACACTCCTGGTACCATGGGCCCGTGTCGCGCAGCGCTGCGGAGTACCTGCTCAGCAGTCTGATCAATGGCAGCTTCCTGGTGCGGGAGAGTGAGAGCAGCCCTGGGCAGCTGTCCATCTCGCTCAGGTACGAGGGCCGTGTGTATCACTACAGGATCAACACCACCACAGACGGCAAG GTGTATGTAACTGCCGAGAGCCGCTTTAGCACCCTGGCGGAGCTGGTTCATCATCACTCCACAGTGGCGGATGGGCTGGTGACAACATTACATTACCCAGCGCCCAAGTGCAATAAGCCAACAGTCTATGGCGTGTCCCCCATCCATGACAAATGGGAAATGGAACGAACAGATATTACCATGAAGCACAAACTTGGGGGTGGGCAGTATGGAGAAGTTTATGTCGGCGTCTGGAAGAAATATAGCCTTACGGTTGCTGTGAAAACATTGAAG GAAGATACCATGGAGGTGGAAGAGTTCCTGAAAGAAGCTGCAGTGATGAAGGAGATCAAGCACCCTAATCTGGTGCAGCTATTAG GTGTGTGTACTTTGGAGCCACCATTTTACATCGTGACTGAGTACATGCCCTACGGCAACTTGCTTGATTATCTCCGAGAGTGCAACCGAGACGAAGTGACTGCAGTCGTACTGCTCTATATGGCCACTCAGATCTCTTCTGCAATGGAGTATTTAGAGAAGAAGAATTTCATCCATAG AGATCTTGCAGCCCGTAACTGCCTAGTGGGAGAAAACCATGTGGTaaaagtggctgactttggcttgaGTAGACTGATGACTGGAGACACCTATACTGCTCATGCGGGAGCCAAATTTCCTATTAAATGGACGGCACCAGAGAGTCTTGCCTACAATACCTTCTCAATTAAATCTGACGTTTGGG CTTTTGGGGTATTGCTGTGGGAAATTGCTACATATGGAATGTCACCATATCCAGGTATTGACCTGTCTCAGGTCTATGATCTACTGGAAAAAGGATATCGAATGGAACAACCTGAAGGATGCCCCCCTAAGGTTTATGAACTTATGAGAGCAT GCTGGAAGTGGAGCCCTGCCGACAGGCCGTCTTTTGCTGAAACACATCAGGCTTTTGAAACCATGTTCCATGACTCCAGCATTTCTGAAG AGGTAGCTGAGGAGCTTGGGAGGGCTGCCTCCTCCTCGTCTGTTGTTCCATACCTGCCCCGACTGCCTATACTTCCTTCTAAGACCCGAACGCTGAAGAAACAGGTGGAGAACAAGGAGAATATCGAAGGGACACAGGATGCCACAGAAAATTCTGCCTCTAGTTCAGCACCAG GGTTCGTTAGAGGTGCACAGGCCCCCAGTGGGTCCCCAGCACTGCCTCGAAAACAAAGAGACAAGTCACCCAGCAGCCTCTTGGAAGATGCCAAAGAGACATGCTTCACCAGGGATAGGAAGGGAGGCTTCTTCAGCTCCttcatgaaaaagagaaatgctCCCACACCCCCTAAACGCAGCAGCTCCTTCCGAGAAATGGAGAATCAACCCCACAAGAAATATGAACTCACGGGTAACTTCTCATCTGTTGCTTCTCTACAGCATGCTGATGGGTTCTCTTTCACTCCTGCCCAGCAAGAGGCGAATCTGGTGCCACCCAAGTGCTATGGGGGGAGCTTTGCACAGAGGAACCTGTGTAATGACGatggcggtgggggcgggggcagcggcACTGCTGGGGGTGGGTGGTCTGGCATCACAGGCTTCTTTACACCACGCTTAATCAAAAAGACACTGGGCTTACGAGCGGGTAAACCCACAGCCAGTGATGACACTTCCAAGCCTTTTCCAAGGTCAAACTCTACATCTTCCATGTCCTCAGGGCTTCCAGAGCAGGATAGGATGGCAATGACCCTTCCCAGGAACTGCCAGAGGTCCAAACTCCAGCTGGAAAGGACAGTGTCCACCTCTTCTCAGCCAGAAGAGAATGTGGACAGGGCCAATGACATGCTTCCAAAAAAATCAGAGGAAGGTGCTGCTCCAAGCAGGGAGAGACCAAAAGCCAAACTTTTGCCTAGAGGAGCCACAGCTCTTCCTCTCAGAACCCCCTCTGGGGATCCAGCCATTACAGAGAAGGACtctccgggggtgggggtggctggagTGGCAGCTGCCCCAAAGAGCAAGGAGAGGAATGGCGGAGCACGACTTGGCATGGCTGGAGTCCCAGAGGATGGCGAGCAGACAGGCTGGTCTTCCCCGGCCAAGGCTGCAGCAGCCCTCCCGACCACTCACAACCACAAAGTGCCAGTCCTCATATCACCCactctgaagcacactccagctGACGTGCAGCTCATTGGCACAGACTCTCAGGGCAATAAATTCAAACTCTTATCTGAGCATCAGGTCACATCCTCTGGAGACAAGGACCGACCCCGACGGGTAAAACCAaagtgtgccccacccccaccacccgtGATGAGACTACTGCAGCATCCGTCCGTGTGCTCAGACCCCACGGAAGAGCCGACCGCCCCCGCTGCAGGACAGCCCACGTCAGAGACAccggaaggagggaagaaggcagcTCCAGGGGCAGTGCCCGTCAGTGGGAAAGCTGGGAGGCCAGCGATGCCTCCGCCTCAAGTGCCTCTGCCCGCCTCTTCCATCTCGCCGGCCAAAATGGCTAATGGCACAGCAGGTACTAAAGTGGCTCTGAGAAAAACCAAACAGGCGGCTGAGAAAATCTCAGCAGACAAAATCAGCAAGGAGGCCCTGCTGGAATGTGCCGACCTACTGTCCAGTGCAATCACGGAACCCGTGCCCAACAGCCAGCTGGTGGACACCGGACACCAGCTGCTCGACTACTGCTCAGGCTATGTGGACTGCATCCCCCAGACTCGCAACAAATTCGCCTTCCGAGAGGCTGTGAGCAAACTGGAACTCAGCCTGCAGGAGCTGCAGGTGTCTTCAGCAGCTGCTGGCGTGCCCGGGGCAAACCCTGTCCTTAATAACTTATTGTCATGTGTACAGGAGATCAGTGATGTGGTGCAGAGGTAG